A stretch of DNA from Balearica regulorum gibbericeps isolate bBalReg1 unplaced genomic scaffold, bBalReg1.pri S36, whole genome shotgun sequence:
GGAGGATTAAGCCCTGGTTGGTTGCGTGCTCATCGCGTCCCTCCCCTGGATCTGAGACGCTTCTCTAAAGCAAACTGTCCTCTCTGCGGAGAAGGTCCAAAAAgggggggttttgtgggtgACTGCAAGAGGCAGCCCTTGGGAAACGTtggcctgcagcaggagcactggGTGAGCACCTCCATCCCTCTCGTGTGGTTTTACAGGCCATAAGGAGCTGGAGGCCCTCAAATACGCCAAGGTGGCCGATGCCGCCTCGGTGTCCCGGCAGAAAGCGGAGAACTGCATCCAAGGCACCGTGTCCCTCCTGTCCTACTGCCTGTGGAAGGGGGAGAACGTCGCCCTTGTCCTGAAGGACGTGGGGGTGCTCCTCATGGAAGGCACGAGGGTAGAAATGAAGTTCTACTATGAATTCCTGGAGAAGATCTCTGGGCAGGAGAGTTTGGAGAAAGCTGTTTTTAAGGTGAGCGTTTCGCTGAGGCCATCCCGCCCTCTTTGGGCTCCTCCGATAGCGAGTGCCTCAGCCACGCTGAGGACGTGCCACCATCTTCGTGCTCCTCCGTTGCAGGTCCCTTGGCTGCTGGACATGGTGGTGTCCCCGCTGGTGCCCGTGGCCTCGCTGACGTTTTCTGGCCGCATCATCCTCTTTCCCGAGTGAGTACGATGGTGGCCGTAGCCGCTGTTGGATGCAGATGCCATGGAGACACCAGGCAGCGACTCTCCTTGATGTCCCCAAGGCATCGTCCCTGCCGTAACGTAGATGCGATGGGAAAGACGGAAGAATTTAGGCGACGTTTTCTTCCCATCATGGCCTGGACTTCTTTGTTGGTTGATTCCATTTCCCACGATGATCCTTGGGGATGGGGCATGGtagacttggggaaaaataggGTGGATTTGGGAAAACAAGGGCCTTTACGGCAACACCAGTAACTGCCTGTGAGCAGATGGTCGTGCCGAGGCTTGGTGGTTCTCCGGCTCATGTCTTCTCCTTGTCTCCAGGTTTGAAATGCAGGTTGTGCCCAAACCACCGCCCAGGGCTCTCAAGATCTCGAGCCAAGGTCGTGGTGAGGACAAAGGGATGAGAAGAATGACGTTGCCACCTCTTGGGCGAGGTCGGAAAGTGAAAGCAGCTCCCGGCTCCTTCCCGTAGCGTGTGGGCAACCAATGCTGCCATGGTGGCTCCCAGGGGAGCGGAACGGCTCCTTTGGAGGTTTTGGGGAACGCTCTTCTGATGAGGTGTCTCCTTTCTGGTTCCAGCGGGACCTTCTGGTTTTCCATTTGCTGCTACTCCGAAGTCAAGGAACACTGAAACACCGCTGTTGTGGGAAATCACGGTGccgaagaagaggaaaaaatctcGGGTC
This window harbors:
- the LOC142599667 gene encoding coiled-coil domain-containing protein 81-like: MSSDKPVPTKEQPAHVRQRKIDFWDGMEYTFIMPSITDEGTGVHSHRTDVGVTKGCGIALCDLVFLCFPERTAIWDAVANYILEQLLLEKGVRIPALGSFDVVPTRIQDGDEVVIMQRPVFRLARNLVAVHNLRDNKDYLPGHKELEALKYAKVADAASVSRQKAENCIQGTVSLLSYCLWKGENVALVLKDVGVLLMEGTRVEMKFYYEFLEKISGQESLEKAVFKVPWLLDMVVSPLVPVASLTFSGRIILFPEFEMQVVPKPPPRALKISSQGRGEDKGMRRMTLPPLGRGRKVKAAPGSFP